Part of the Catalinimonas alkaloidigena genome is shown below.
CCGAAGGCTGAAAAATGTTTTGAACCTGGATTTCCTCCAGGAAAAAACTAAGGCTTACTATGGTAGCTGCGGGCAAAAGTCAATTGATCCTGCTGTCTTTTTCAAATTGATGCTGGTAGGATATCTGGAGAACATCATTTCTGACAGGCAGTTGATGCAACATTGCTCTATGCGGCTTGATATTCTCTATTTTCTGGAATATGATATAGACGAAGAACTCCCTTGGCACAGTACTATTAGCCGTACAAGACAGCGATTACCGCAAGCACTTTTTGAGTCGCTCCACGATGGAAGGTCTTTGATCAGGTGCTTTCACTTTGTGTAGCATCAGGTATGGTATCTGGACATACACAAGCAGTAGATTCTGCTTATGTCAAAGCGAATGCATCTTTAGATAGCCTGGAGCAAAAACTTCCTGCTGATACCCCCAAGAATCATCTTAAAAAGGTACTCAAGCAGAACCAAGAGCAACACTCAACAGAAAATAAAAGTGATAGTGAGCAAGAAAAAGATGAGGATTACAAATACATCTCGGTTAACAAGCGTAAACTCAAAGATATTGCTGCCAGAGAGAAAAACTGGACAGAGAAGCAAAGAAGAAGACCCGGTGGGACTGATGAAAGGAGCAAATACCTAAGCAATAAACTTCATTACTCACCTACTGATCCAGAAGCCAGAGTAGCTGTTAAGCCAGGAAAAAGGCGCCAGCTATGCTATGCCGCTCAAATTGCTGTGGATTCTTCTCATCATGTTATTAGTCATATCCAAGCTGATTTTGCGGATAAAAAAGATTGTCAGATTCTACCCACGCTTCTTCAGAACCTGATGCAAAGACTCAAAAAACATGATCTGAAAATTGATAGGCTTTTGGCCGATACTGGCTATAGCAATGGAGAAAACTATGCTATTCTAGAAAGGCATGGCATTGAGGGCTATATTCCTGCTCATGGAACCTATAAGCAGGAATTAGAAGGCTTTGTATATAATGATAAAGAGGATGTATGGATTTGTTCTCAAGGTAAAAAAGCCTCTTTTAGAAGATACTACATTGAGCGGGGAAATCTCAAGAAACGCTACTACACCAAAAGAAAAGACTGTAAAGGCTGCCCAATAAAAATTCAATGCATTGGTAAAGGATATGAAAAGAGGATAGATAAAACCGCATATCAAGCAGAGTACGAGCGCATGATTGCAAGAGTAGAAAGTAGTAAAGGTCAATACCTCAAGAAGCGAAGGCAAGCTACCGTTGAACCAGTGCTAGGAACCCTAATCAACTTCATGGGCATGAGAAAAATCAATACTCGAGGTCTTGCGCTGGCTCACAAGAATTTTGTACTAGCCGCAGCTAGTTACAATCTCAAAAAGTACCTCAATTTCTCTAAAAAGAGGGTAATAGCCCAGGTAAATGCTCTGGAAGGGCAAATATCAGCTATTTTCAATATACCTTCTTTTTGCTGGAGCTGAGGTGAAAAGATTCCGGATAGGTTCCGCTTTTACTCAAAAATAAATCTGTCATAGTAGAAAAGGGGGGTGCGCATCAGCCACTTTTGTTATCAACCGTACTTTTTCATTTTAAGATTTGATAATCTTTAATCAATATCGCTGCTGATAGATTCAACCGTGTCGCTAAGTTCCGCACCATTTCCAAAGTCAATTTTCTCTTTCTATTTAAAATCTCTGAAACTCTGTTCTTTCCTCCAATCTCATCCACTAGATCTCTCTGCTTCAACTGCATTTCTTCCATTCTTATCTTGATAGCCTCAATAGGATCAGGAGCTTCTATAGGATGATACTTCTTCTCGTATTCATCTATTAAAAGTCCTAATACATCTGCTTCGTCACTTTCAACTGTTCCGATAGGTGCATCAAAAATTTCTTCAAGCCTTTTTAATGCTTGCTGATAATCATCTTTAGTTTTTATAAGTCTGATATCCATACTATTTATTTTTAGATCGTATTGGCGTCAACTTTATCATACTCGGCATGAGTTCCTATAAAACGGATAAATATCCACTGTTTCTCAAAGTTAAATTTTGCTATCAATCTGTATGAGTTTCCTTTGATGTTGAAGACAATTCTACTGTCTTTTAAAATACTCGCACTAGCATAAGTGTTTTTTACATCACTCGGACTTTTCCAATCAGCATTCATAGCTGTATCATACCATGTCTTTAAGTGTTGTTCTGAATCCGCATGCTTTTCCCAATAATCTCTGAGCGTACTCTTTGCAAATATTCTTTTCATTCATAGTAAAATTCTACGAACAAAGATAACAAAAGTTCCATATTTGGGAACTAATGATCTGGTTTTATTTTTCATGTTCGTTAAGATACATCCTTTACACAAGTTATAGATTAAGGTTTACACTAGATTCGTTTCAAGCCTTACTGATTGTTCTTTAGTTCTTAATTCATTTTCATTAAAGTATCCTAAAAATACATTTCTGTAAAACACACGCCAAATTCCGTTGCCCATCTCCAAAGCTCCGATGTATTTTCCTTGCAATGATGCGGATACATACACCCAGTTGTAAGAGCCCCATCGTACAGAGCCGTTCCTGCTTACTTTCAAGACTTTCAGTTCTGAGTCGTAATCAAAGTTGGAGATTCTTTCCGGAAAAGGACGCGTAGAAAATTCATGCACGGAAGCAGGCGTTTGCATCTCCAAAGCTTCGTGGGGTCTTACATGATTATACTCCTTTACAAAACAATTTAAACGTCTTTGTTGTACTCTTAAATCATAAGCTGAAGGTTTGGCGCAAGCAGCTTTCAAATCACGATGCATGCGCTCATGCCGTCCGTTTTGTTCAGGGTGCGAAGGATCAGAATACACCGGCATAATACCCAACTCAATGAACCAATAAGATAGCCTGGTAAATCGTTGTATTGCTTTTACAGACCCAAACAGACTACCATTATCGGTATGGATTTGTTTGGGGATACCATACTTTCTGAAAACCTTTGTGAACTCAGCCTTTGCTGAAGCCAGGTTTTCTTTATAGTGTCATAGTGTCCTTTTGCTGTAAATACAAATCTACTTTTTGAGTCAGCTATGGTTAGTGGATGACAATAGATTTTATTGCCCATCAGGAACTTTCCTTTGTAATCCGCGCTCCACACTTCATTGCAGTGCTTTGGATCAAAAATGGGGTGAATGGGTTTGACTCTTCGCAAACGTTTTTGAGGACTTACTAAACCGTGTTTTTTCAGGATATTGTGTACGGTCAAAATACTTGGGACCATTTCATCTGAAAAATCGTTATACAACAGTTTGTGGATCTTTTTTACTCCCCACAACTTGTGTCTTTCTTTCAGTTTAAGAATGTCTTCCACCACCTTTTGATCGGTCGCATTCGGATGCATTCCACGAGGTTTTCTTGAAAGTTCTCTGAGCCCTTCATATCCTTCGTTTTCAAATCGGGCTATGATTTTATAGGCAGTAGGCCTAAATATTTCAAAGCTTCTGCAAAGTTCCGCGAGCGTATATTGTCCGATACGCCATTCACAGATAAACTCTATTTTTTGTTCCATTATCGTTGTTTCTTTCCAAGGCATGGCAATCTGAATTTGAGCTCAAATTGCGACTTAAAAAGTGTAAACAATGTTTCTATAACTCTGTAAAGGATGTTTGTATATCGTACCCTCCACTTCCCTCCAGGAATCTGAAACAGTACGCCGTAGAGGGGTTTGTGATAGCGCATTTGTAATTTCAGATACGTCTTACCCTCATGCTGCATCGGAAGTAAATTGATGGTAGGAACAAATACCTTGTCAGTATTTCTAGCATGCAGGCTGACCTGTTTGGCTGGTACTTGTGTTGCTCTTTGATGCAAATACCGAGTGTTCACCCAGGCACTGTCTAGAAAGTAATCTGAGAGCTGTCGGACCAGATCAGCATCATGAGTCATGACTAGCTTACCCTGCTGCTGTGCTATATAGGGAAGCTGCTCCAGTTTTTGCTTCAGGTTTTCAGGAAAGTCTTTCAGCACTATTCTGACTTTTCCCTGTATCCCCTCCATAGCGTTGAGATAAATGATAGGCTTGGCTGACTTCATACATGGACATTTGCCCCTAAATTAAGTCTCTGCATGATCTTAGGTAGTAATACACGAGTATATCCGAATATACACGTCCGGCTTCCCGGCGAGTAATTACACGACTATGCAAACCAGAAGATGTCTACAATGTCAAACTGAGCTCAAAGGGCGGATAGATAAGAAGTTCTGCTCTGACCAGTGCCGCTTCCTGTTTAACAACCAAAAGAAGCGATCCGCTGAAATTACGATAAGCAATGTAAACCAGGTGCTAAGAAGAAACAGGACTATCCTGAAGAGCTTTAACCCGGTAGGTAAGACTACCATTCGCAAAGCTTTGCTAAGTGCCCAACAGTTCAATTTTAAATTCTACACGCATATCTATCGCACTAAGACGGGCATGGTATACTACTTTTGTCGGATGCCGCGCATTATGAATACGGCTATGCTTTTACTGCTGATGAGAAAGTAGTCCTGGTGACCTGGCAATCCTATATGAATCAGTCCGGGACGCGTAGTCTATCAATCAGGTCATGTTTAATAACCGTTATGACTGAGTCCCTCCCACACTATCAACCCATGACTTAAACCCATAAATATGAAGAGGTAAAAAATGTGACTTTTGACATTTTGGCTTTTAGGGTAAAACGCCTGATGAGGCAAGTGATTCTTGCGCAAATCCTAATAATCACATATAGATTAAGGAATTTGAATTCACCATAGAATTCATGATAAAATGTAACAAAAAAGGATTGCAGTTTATCAATTGATCGTACCTCAAAGCTAAGAATTTATAGAAATTTTCGCCTTTTTGTATGTTTGCGAGCATTGCTTCAGAGATGTTTCTTAAGGCTGGCTTACAAAAAGAAGGAATTACAAAGAGCACTCATTCTTTTAAAGAAAGCTATAATTTTTTGAAAGAAAAAAGCAAGCAACTCAAGTATCAGCATGTAAACAACAAATTTGATTCAAGTTTGGAAATAGTTTCTAGTATGACTGAAAACTTAAGGTATATCCACAAAAAAGAAGAAATTTATCCTGTTTCATTCTCTTTTCTATTTCTTTTTCCTGAAGGGCTAAGAAGCAATGCATTTAGGGTTATGCATCCGTCTAAGATATTATATTGGTGAAGATCCACGGATTAATCTGTGAGTGCAGACTCAATTTATTACATTGCTTTCAACTCATCTTCCCGACTCATCATTCTTACTCTCTACTAAGATCTAACGCTATATACTCCATCCTTCAACTTCTTCCAGGGAATCACCTTCAAGTCACGCTCTGCATGGTAATATTTGACTTGCGTAGCTGCCATCTTTTTCAGCGCATTTCTGGTAAGTACAGATACATCAGGCTCAAAAACATAGAGTAGTTTAATTTCTTCCGAAGCTTTTGGTTTATATGCATGATTCATCTGGCTACAATGCGTTACCGTCATTGAAAATTGCATTCATTGCCAGATTTACTGATATAAGATCAGACCTGGAAAGACACTCAACAGTACTTAAGTGGGAAAAATGATGAGTTAATATCCAAAAATTTTTAATATCAAAATATAATGTGTTATCTTTGTGTTAAGTTTGTTGATTTTATTTGAAGTAGTGTTCTGCTAATCATCTGCTTTTTCACTAACCAGCCCTGTTAGTTTTTTATTTGAATATGGTCCACTATAGGCATGAGGGAGGGACTCAGCGAGCACTGGTATTTACTAAAAACTCAAAGTATCATGAAAACTCCATACGAAAAGACATTTAAATACGGATTTCAACGTCTACTATTCGGCAAGACCAAAAAAAAGGTTCGTAATTTTTATGCAATACTTATCCTGCTATACATTTTTATCTACCTGCTAATTGAAAGTATTATACTGTTGTAAATAAATGATTCATTTACATGAGGTATAGGTAGTTTTTTCGGTAAATAGTCTTACGTCCTTTTGTATGTATTGACATAGACATAATAAAATGCAGGGGCTTACTTTTCTTACCGTACTCTTTTAACATTACTTCCGACAAGGCCGAATCTGTTGCTACATATAGTCTGAGAAAGGAAAAAAAACCAGTGTCGCTCTTAGCATCTGTTAATTCCCAAATAAGCATGCGATTCTGGAAATTAAAATATCATAATTTATCTGGAGAAGAAGGGTTATGGGAAGTGAAAACGTCAGCCTTATTTTTTTTTAATCATTGGGTTTTCATATTCTTAGAACTTTTAATAGTCCTTATAATCTGAGCATCATTTTAAGGGAACAAATGGCTTTGCTTTTACAATTTAAGCAAAGCCATTTGTACAATTGATGTTATTTTCTGAAGAGGCCATCGGAAAAAAGCAAATGCTCTCTAATAGCCATCATTCTGAATTAAATTCGGGTTTCTTTCAATTTCCGTGATCGGAATAGGATAGCGTACATGAAAATCCTGAGCAGACTTTCCCCTCTCAATGGCCATTTCTATGAATACCCCGTGTCTTATCAAATCCTGCCTTCTGAGTGCCTCAGTATGAAATTCACGACCTCTTTCAGCCAGAAGAAACTGCTTAAATTCCTGAGCACTACTAAAATCGTCTACCAGAAATGTCTCCACACCGGCCGCATCTCTGATCATATTCAGCAAATCAACGGATTCCTGATTCAGGCCGTTCAACTCATTCAATGCCTCTGACCGGCATAAAAGTACATCGGCGTACCTGAAAAAAGGAAAGTCATCTGAAGACCGGCTCGCATCCTGGTTGGGGTACTCAGGATATTTAAGGCTTCGGGCATTGTCTTCACCTAATACAATAGTATCACCATCAGCATTTACAAATTCAAACAGGAACGCATCAAGCCTTTCGTCTTCCGGTTCGAAAGTATCAATAAAAGCCGAGCGTATTTTATATTCAGCGGCAAATATCTGCCTGGGAGGATATTGCCACTGATAACCTCTTGGCACTACGTGGCTTAGCCATCCATCTCCAGTGTCATTATTTGGCGTATTAGACATAACCGAAACGAAAATAAATTCATTATCACGCTGGTTGTCAGGACTAAACAGCTCGGTCCTGTTCCCTTCTACAAAAAGATCATAAATACCCAAATTCATAACTTCCAGGGCTGTTGCAGCTGCATTATCCCAGTCTCTTATCATCATGTACAGCTTGGTTAAGGCCGTTAAAGCAGCTCCTTTTGTGGGGCGTCCATACTGATCTCTGGGCGGTGTCAAAGGCAGCACCTCAGCCGCATCCCTGAATTCTGATACCATAAAATCAATCATCTCCTGCTCGCTTGCTCTTGCCGGACGGTCGGTCACCTCGGTTACGCTGGTGGTGACTAAGGGTACGGGACCAAACTTATCATACAAGAGGAAATAGTTGAATGCTCTTAAAAAGACAGCCTCAGCTCTTATTTCAGCTTTCCTCTGTTCGTCACCGGTAATAGGGTCAAGATTATCAAGTACTACGTTCGCTTTAAAAATCCCGCGATATCTCCGTTCCCAATCATCTCTTAACCACTGGTGTGAACTAGTCCAGACAAACTCTTCAATGGGTTCATTGAAAGTAAATATACCTCCACTCCTTTCCAGATGAATATCGGTACATACCTCCTGAAGGGTAACCGCATCTCGGGTAATATCACTATACCTCAACTCGCCATAGATGGCATTGAGGGTTATTTCTGCATCCTCCAGTCTATTAAAAAAGTCCGAAGGCTGTAAGGCAGTATAGGTTTTTTCTTCCAGTAAATCTTCGCAGGAAGTCGCGAAGCACAACACCATAATCGTAAATAAAAGTATTGTATATTTTTTCATGGTTTCAAAATTAAAATTTGACATCAATTCCGATTGAATAGGTTCTTGCCAGCGGATAGGCAGTATAATCAACCACAGTATTTGAAGCTCCAAGTACATTAATATCTGGATTATAGCCCCGATAATCGGTAATTGTAAGCAGGTTTTGCCCTGCCAGATAAACCGTTACACCTGATATGTTTTTGTTTTCCAGTCCTGGAAAAGCATAGGCTACTCTGAAGTTCCTCAAACGTAAAAAAGAAGCATCTTCAATCACCCTACTGTTAAAATCAAAGGGACGGGAAGGGCTGATGAAGGACGGGACATCGCTATCACTATTGGTAGGAGTCCATCTATCCAGTACGTAGCGTTGCCGGTTCCTCAGGTCGTCAATGGGGTTCTCTGAGTCAATATTGGTGACATTAGCCAGCTCATATCCAAACCTGCCTTCAAAGAAGAATTCCAGTTGAAAGCCTTTGTACCTGAACACATTATTTAGACCGAGGGTAAGATCGGGAAAAGGATCACCCAATACTGTGCGATCTTCAGGCGTAATTTCTCCATCTCCGTCGACATCTCTGAATTTTCTTCCGCCCACATATGAATTAGCCTGAGTGGGAGAGTTGCTAATATCGCTCTCTGACTGAAATACACCAGCATACTCATAGCCAAAATAAGAATTCATAGGCACACCTGATTGAAGCAAAGTGAAATCATTAAGAAATCTGACCCCACCCTGAAGGATACGAGGAAGTTCCCCCAGACTAACCACCTGGTTGTTCAGTGTAGCAAAATTAAAATTGGTAGTCCAGGATAAGTCTCCGGTCAGGTTTCTTGAAACAACATTAAATTCAAAACCGCTGTTTTCGGTATCACCTACGTTTTGAAGAGAGGTACCGAAACCGGTAGTAGTGGGCACAGGCAGCGCAAGCAACAAGTCTCGCGTTGTATTTTTAAAGTATTCAATGGATCCGCTGATACGGCCTTCCATAAAAGTCATGTCCATCCCGATGTTGAAAGATCGGGTCGTCTCCCACTTGAGGTCAGGATTGGCTAACTGAATGGGAGCAATAGACTCGTATTCTATACCGTCCAGTACAGCTACCGGACCTCTACCCAGCAGAATTTGGGAATTACCGTTTCCGATTTCCTGATTTCCACTTATTCCGATACTCGCCCTAAGTTTAAGATCTTCAATGAATTCAGTTTCAGGAAAAAAAGATTCATTTGAGATACGCCAGGCTAAGGCACCGGAAGGAAAATATGCCACTTTATTGTTTTCACCGAAACGGGAAGAGCCATCTGCCCTGAACGTACCCGTCAGCAAATATTTATCCAGTATGTTATAATTTAACCTTGCAAAACCTGAAACGATGGTATTCTCCTGCTTATTAGAACCCACCAGATTCTGTGATGCCTCACCTGCCCCTAAATTGTTTGATCCGAAGGCCGTACTTGAGAAATTTTGTGAAGAAGCAGAAAAGTCATTGTTGACGAATTGCTGGTAGCCAAAGCCACCTAATAGCGATAACCTATGATTTTCCCCCAGTTCCGGGTCATATTGAGAAGTAAACTCAATCAGATAATCGGTATTATCACTAAAGCTTTTAATAGCCTGCCCTTCGTTAAGTTGTCCAATAAGCGTTCTTGTATCAAAAAATAAATCTCCTTCAGTATTCCTCCGACTGTATCCAAAATTAACCCTTGCATTCAAATTACTGAGAATTTTATAGTCAATGTAAGTATTTCCGAACATGCGGATAGTATTATCAAAATCATCTATCGTGTTGGCTTGCCCAACAGGATTACTTAAATCCTGCAAACTAAAGGCATACTCTCCATTCTCATCATATATCGGATCGGTAGGAGGTAACTGTAATGCTGCTCCCACTACACCGGCACCAACATTTACGCCGAGACCGATACGCGCTGATTGTTTGTTTTCAATGCTATTATTAAAATTAATGCCCACATCTATTTTGTCACTAATCGAGTGTATCAGGTTGATTCGTCCTGAAAATCTATTGAAACTGCTGCTGAGGATTACTCCTTTTTGATTAAAATAACCGAGAGACAAATAATACTGAGTGTCTTTAGAACCTCCGGAGAAAGAAAGCCGGTGATCCTGCACATTGCCGGAACGTAATACTTCCTCCTGCCAGTTTGTGCCATTGCCAATAGCACTAATATCTTCCGGGCTAAAAGGTATTGGATCGCCTCTATCACTAAACAGGTCATTGTAAAACGCCATATATTCCTGGGCATTCATCATGTCTAGCATTTTAGTAGGTTCCTGCAAGCCTACTGAGACATTGTAATTGACTAGCAGGGGAGACTCTCTTTTGCCCTGCTTGGTAGTAATAATCACTACACCATTTGACCCTCTTGCCCCGTAGATGGCTGTAGCTGAAGCATCTTTCAGCACCTCAACTGACTCTATATCAGAGGGATTTAATGAATTCAAAGGATTGGTGCCCGGTAAGCCATCTACCACGTATAATGGTTCGTTTCCGGCGGTAATAGAATTTGTTCCTCGTATCCTAACCGAAAATCCACCACCAGGCTCAGCATTTGTTTGGGTTATTCGAACACCTGCCACTCTTCCCTGTAAAGCCTGGTCTACCGAAGTCTGGGCAACAGTGTTTAGTTCCTCACCACTCACTGAACCCACTGAGCCAGTTAGGTCGCTTCTCTTTACAGTACCATATCCAACCACGACCACTTCGGAAAGTGCCTGCACATCGGCAGCCAAAGCGAGGTCAATAGTGCTACGCCCATCAATCTTGACCTCCCGGGTTTGATAGCCTACGGATGAAAAGACCAGCGTCTGGGTTTCATCGGGTACGGTCAGGCTGTATCTCCCTTCAATATCGGTGATGGTACCGATGGTGGTACCTTTGGCCAGAATATTGACGCCAGGGAGTCCGCTCCCATTCTCTGCATCCGTTACAGTACCGGAGATCGTTTGCTCCACCACCATTATCGGTGGGGCATTACGCTGGGTTAAACTGAGCCAGGGCTGGCTGTCACTGCTCTTACTGCGGATATCAGTATTTTCAATGAAATTCACCTCCTGATCTCTGTTAGCACGGTAGATCACGTAGTTCCTGTCACCGGATTTGCGGTAGTTCAGGTCAAGCTGCTCAAGGTATCCTTGCAGCACCTCTTCCAAGTCAGCTCCTTTTGGGTGCTTGATAATCTGTACCTGCTGATTTTCAATTTGATTGATATCGTAGGTAAAATACACCTTGTGAAGAACTTGAAGGTGTTCCAGTACATTACTGAGTGTCTTAGTTCGCTTCAGTTCTTTATCGTTTCCGGCAGAAACGATAACACTATTGGCAAGACCGAAGCCGGCAGCCTGGTGTAGAGGCAGGGCAGCGAAAAAAGTACTGGCGATTGTCAGCAACCACACCAGCCTCGCAACTAATTTGAGTTTGTTTTTCATAAGAATGAGTCGTTTAGGTTGAGTATTCGTAAAAATGATTGAATAGCATTTACTTAAGAATT
Proteins encoded:
- a CDS encoding transposase translates to MLGKKYYQPKLFTEFNLANRVPEHNFYRRLKNVLNLDFLQEKTKAYYGSCGQKSIDPAVFFKLMLVGYLENIISDRQLMQHCSMRLDILYFLEYDIDEELPWHSTISRTRQRLPQALFESLHDGRSLIRCFHFV
- a CDS encoding transposase, whose amino-acid sequence is MVSGHTQAVDSAYVKANASLDSLEQKLPADTPKNHLKKVLKQNQEQHSTENKSDSEQEKDEDYKYISVNKRKLKDIAAREKNWTEKQRRRPGGTDERSKYLSNKLHYSPTDPEARVAVKPGKRRQLCYAAQIAVDSSHHVISHIQADFADKKDCQILPTLLQNLMQRLKKHDLKIDRLLADTGYSNGENYAILERHGIEGYIPAHGTYKQELEGFVYNDKEDVWICSQGKKASFRRYYIERGNLKKRYYTKRKDCKGCPIKIQCIGKGYEKRIDKTAYQAEYERMIARVESSKGQYLKKRRQATVEPVLGTLINFMGMRKINTRGLALAHKNFVLAAASYNLKKYLNFSKKRVIAQVNALEGQISAIFNIPSFCWS
- a CDS encoding helix-turn-helix domain-containing protein, yielding MDIRLIKTKDDYQQALKRLEEIFDAPIGTVESDEADVLGLLIDEYEKKYHPIEAPDPIEAIKIRMEEMQLKQRDLVDEIGGKNRVSEILNRKRKLTLEMVRNLATRLNLSAAILIKDYQILK
- a CDS encoding type II toxin-antitoxin system HigB family toxin; translated protein: MKRIFAKSTLRDYWEKHADSEQHLKTWYDTAMNADWKSPSDVKNTYASASILKDSRIVFNIKGNSYRLIAKFNFEKQWIFIRFIGTHAEYDKVDANTI
- a CDS encoding integrase core domain-containing protein, translated to MPVYSDPSHPEQNGRHERMHRDLKAACAKPSAYDLRVQQRRLNCFVKEYNHVRPHEALEMQTPASVHEFSTRPFPERISNFDYDSELKVLKVSRNGSVRWGSYNWVYVSASLQGKYIGALEMGNGIWRVFYRNVFLGYFNENELRTKEQSVRLETNLV
- a CDS encoding helix-turn-helix domain-containing protein, which codes for MPWKETTIMEQKIEFICEWRIGQYTLAELCRSFEIFRPTAYKIIARFENEGYEGLRELSRKPRGMHPNATDQKVVEDILKLKERHKLWGVKKIHKLLYNDFSDEMVPSILTVHNILKKHGLVSPQKRLRRVKPIHPIFDPKHCNEVWSADYKGKFLMGNKIYCHPLTIADSKSRFVFTAKGHYDTIKKTWLQQRLSSQRFSESMVSPNKSIPIMVVCLGL
- a CDS encoding RagB/SusD family nutrient uptake outer membrane protein; this translates as MKKYTILLFTIMVLCFATSCEDLLEEKTYTALQPSDFFNRLEDAEITLNAIYGELRYSDITRDAVTLQEVCTDIHLERSGGIFTFNEPIEEFVWTSSHQWLRDDWERRYRGIFKANVVLDNLDPITGDEQRKAEIRAEAVFLRAFNYFLLYDKFGPVPLVTTSVTEVTDRPARASEQEMIDFMVSEFRDAAEVLPLTPPRDQYGRPTKGAALTALTKLYMMIRDWDNAAATALEVMNLGIYDLFVEGNRTELFSPDNQRDNEFIFVSVMSNTPNNDTGDGWLSHVVPRGYQWQYPPRQIFAAEYKIRSAFIDTFEPEDERLDAFLFEFVNADGDTIVLGEDNARSLKYPEYPNQDASRSSDDFPFFRYADVLLCRSEALNELNGLNQESVDLLNMIRDAAGVETFLVDDFSSAQEFKQFLLAERGREFHTEALRRQDLIRHGVFIEMAIERGKSAQDFHVRYPIPITEIERNPNLIQNDGY
- a CDS encoding SusC/RagA family TonB-linked outer membrane protein; amino-acid sequence: MKNKLKLVARLVWLLTIASTFFAALPLHQAAGFGLANSVIVSAGNDKELKRTKTLSNVLEHLQVLHKVYFTYDINQIENQQVQIIKHPKGADLEEVLQGYLEQLDLNYRKSGDRNYVIYRANRDQEVNFIENTDIRSKSSDSQPWLSLTQRNAPPIMVVEQTISGTVTDAENGSGLPGVNILAKGTTIGTITDIEGRYSLTVPDETQTLVFSSVGYQTREVKIDGRSTIDLALAADVQALSEVVVVGYGTVKRSDLTGSVGSVSGEELNTVAQTSVDQALQGRVAGVRITQTNAEPGGGFSVRIRGTNSITAGNEPLYVVDGLPGTNPLNSLNPSDIESVEVLKDASATAIYGARGSNGVVIITTKQGKRESPLLVNYNVSVGLQEPTKMLDMMNAQEYMAFYNDLFSDRGDPIPFSPEDISAIGNGTNWQEEVLRSGNVQDHRLSFSGGSKDTQYYLSLGYFNQKGVILSSSFNRFSGRINLIHSISDKIDVGINFNNSIENKQSARIGLGVNVGAGVVGAALQLPPTDPIYDENGEYAFSLQDLSNPVGQANTIDDFDNTIRMFGNTYIDYKILSNLNARVNFGYSRRNTEGDLFFDTRTLIGQLNEGQAIKSFSDNTDYLIEFTSQYDPELGENHRLSLLGGFGYQQFVNNDFSASSQNFSSTAFGSNNLGAGEASQNLVGSNKQENTIVSGFARLNYNILDKYLLTGTFRADGSSRFGENNKVAYFPSGALAWRISNESFFPETEFIEDLKLRASIGISGNQEIGNGNSQILLGRGPVAVLDGIEYESIAPIQLANPDLKWETTRSFNIGMDMTFMEGRISGSIEYFKNTTRDLLLALPVPTTTGFGTSLQNVGDTENSGFEFNVVSRNLTGDLSWTTNFNFATLNNQVVSLGELPRILQGGVRFLNDFTLLQSGVPMNSYFGYEYAGVFQSESDISNSPTQANSYVGGRKFRDVDGDGEITPEDRTVLGDPFPDLTLGLNNVFRYKGFQLEFFFEGRFGYELANVTNIDSENPIDDLRNRQRYVLDRWTPTNSDSDVPSFISPSRPFDFNSRVIEDASFLRLRNFRVAYAFPGLENKNISGVTVYLAGQNLLTITDYRGYNPDINVLGASNTVVDYTAYPLARTYSIGIDVKF